The Rosa rugosa chromosome 3, drRosRugo1.1, whole genome shotgun sequence sequence CATGCATTGGTGTCCTCATTTCATGGTTCAGGACAGCAAGGAAGTCGTTGCGAGCATGGATTGCCAGCTCTGCCTCTCTCCGGGCCAAATCTAAAGCAACATTCTGCTCTACAAGCTGATCACTGGCTCGCATAGACTCTTCAAGAATAGCAGCGTGTGAAAGAGCAACAGCGACCTGTATTAATAGATATCCTATCAATTGATGATTTAAACAAAAGAAGTAACTAGGGACTGAGCCAAAAGGGTAAATATTATGACATTAAGGCAACTAGTGAAAAGGAAACAGGTGAACAATAAAAATACCTGATCTGCAACAACATCAACCAGTTCAAGTTCATGGTCTCGCCACTTTCTAGTGCTATCTGTTGGTAGAATCAGAACCATGATGGCATAGCTTTTCGCAGAGACATCAGGCCAGTCGTTGATTTGGAAATTTGAAAGATTCAACAGCGGTACACGCAAAGCAACAACCTCAGGTTGCACATATCTTCCCACGAGTGGTCTGATCCGGGCCAAGGGGCAGGTATATGGTATACGCATTGCTCGAGAGCTCTTGAAAACTTCACTAACTATAGGAAGGCTAAATGGCACAGTAGACCCAATTTGTGCTTCATAGTTGAGAGAATGAGAAAGTTGAAGGTTCATACCACTCCTGCACGGCATCCACAAAGCGCATTCCTCAAGGCCTAAAGTCCTTCCCAGCTCAACAAGAGTGGTTTTCAGTATAGTGTGTCTGTCAAGTGTGCTTCTAATTTCATGTGTCAGCATTCTAACATGCCTTCCTGTTTCTTCTTGAGTTAGAATAAGGCCCATCTCCCTGTCAAGCTCTTCGGCCCTGTTCTTGAGAAAGAGCTCCCGGGTCTTGACAGACAACAAATCCGGAATAATGTGAACAAGCATCAGCGCCGTTGCACACGATACAACAGCACAAGAGACCTTTGCAATAGTCATCACAATGGCAACAGTTTTGGTGTGCATAGAGAATGTCCACACGTTTATGAAATGGGTTGCGCCACAAAGCACAATGAAAGCACCAAACTGCATAAGCACCCATCTATATGGGAAGAAAGCGGATTTCTGCACAAAGTATATGAGCTCCAATGGAATTGAGAAATACGCCAACGCAATAAACACATCAGAGATGTACTGATACTTCACCAGAAGTTCATCAGGGGGCCATTGTGGTTCAACACAATCACATGACTCCATTATGCGGCTACTGTCCTAAACCTTAATGAATcacaaacaacaacaacaactgaTAGAGTTAGTCAAACTGACATGACCCAATTTGGTTTCATTTCATCACAACTTCAAGTTTTCCAAAAGGAGCAAAGATCTATAATTTCCTGTTGGTGTGATTTTGACAATGCTTAAGGTGACAAACAAATCATTAATATCCAACTACTATTGTTGCAGATGAAATCTAGCATTTCATTTCATCAAAGTTCAaaactttcaaaaaaaaaagcaaggaTCTTTAGTTTGTTGTGGGCACAATGCTCAAGTTTGAACAAATCTATACTTGATTCGTAAGCAAAGGAGTTGAATATAACCAAAAAAAGATAGAAACTTTAGCTATTATTACCCGGCTTGAAGCTTGATGGGAGAAAGTGAAGGGTGAAAGATCACTAGCAGAGCTTCAAAGCTTCTAACCCATTTCAGAAACAGAGAAGGAGGATGAGGAGTGGGATGAGTAAAGTGGAGCCAAAAAGCGTAGTCAGTAGTCACAGACAACGAAGGAGTCGATGAACGAGAGAATACAAGGGTCTTTTACACGTGCGAATGACCCAATTGAGATTTtcaactcttttttttctttttcaaaacttTCTTGTTCAGTCCGTTCGACCATGCGATAAAATTAAAACGATAAATAGAAAATTAGCATGACTCATGCGTAAAAATGACAGGTATAAATTCAGAAAtggtccaattttttttttaaagttttttGTTTAAGAAATTGGTATCAAATTTGGACAAGTTTAAGATTTTAATTGGTGATTATGGAGTTtctaattaaaaagtttaatTTGACAAAAGTTCACAGTCATGAAAGGGATGGGAAATATTGGCACGCGCAGGCCCTTGACTCCTTGTTCACTTAATCTGTCTCAGAAATGTGGAAGAGGGGGCAAGGTGCATTGTATGATGGCGATCTTCCAGCTGCCAGCTACttgtttgaaaagaaaaagagaaatgaaGCAAACATTAGGCAATAGGCACAGTCTATATATTACTTTTTGTCACTTGATACATATCATTATCAGTTCGTGAAAGTGGATGATCATATAGGTGAAGACCCTTTAACCTAGCTAGTAAAAAGTCGGAGAAAATAGAGTAACAGTGTAGCAGTGGCCTAGTGGGATAGCAAAAGTTCATTTAACCCTAAATTATGGATTATGATCTTTACAATGAAAAATGAGTTATAATTAGTAGAAGCTTAGAAAAACTAAAATTGCTATAATTTTCGTCATTAATTTTGTACACAAACTTcattcaaaatatttaaaagtTAACTCAAGAGTCACGTGTACactaaaacaaatcaaaagcaGTCTTGAATGAAAAGTAATAACTTAAAACATCGAGAATCAAGTGTTGTATATGCATAATTACCTACACCAAAAGGGTAGATAGAAACATGTATACAACTCAAGGCCGGCAATAAGACTTGTAATTGTTACACCAGTTTTGTATCAAAAAATTTGTTACATCAGTTATGGTCTCTCACATGAAAATACATCAAAGtggtcctttcaaaaaaaaaaaaatcaaagtggTATGTAgggtacatatatatatatatatatatatatatatatatatatatatatatatatatatatatatgtgtgtgtgtgtgtgtacacagcttggccggaaaatttggAAGCTTTAGGAGGGGGAGCCGGGTGCGGTGGCACCACTTACTCCCCAGCAGATCATGATAACAAGTCAGTTAATCAGATGGACCGATCATCTTCTCAGGCACCACAAGACTATCAAATTCTTCACTAGTTAGCACAGCAAGTTTCATTGCAGCTTCCTGCAGGAGTGTTACATTGTTGTTACTTGCTAGGTTTCGATATTTAAACTATCCAAAGATTCAAAGGACTCAAGGCGCCTTGATTCATATATACCTTCAAAGTTGATCCCTCCTTGTGGGCTTTCTTTGCAACCGCTGCGGCATTGTCATAACCAATTTTCTGCAACAGAAACAGGAATATGTGTCTAAATAGTAAAACACAAATATTCAAAGGTACATTATGAACGTATAGACACAAATGCTGAGTAGAAACTTACAGGATTCAAGGAGGTCACCAGCATTAGCGACTGCAACGCCATGATTTCCACAAAGAAAGAGCATAAATTCAATTAGCTATAGCCTATGGGATCTAATATTTACATGCTAAACAGTTGAGGAGTCGTTGCCAAGAATAAACTGACCTCATGAAGTAACTTCGAAATTCTTTCCTTGTTGGCTTGAATTCCTTTCACGCAGTTCTTTTCAAATGAGACAGATGCATCAGCCAGTAGCCTTAGAGACTGTCAGTAAAGAGTCAGCAACATAAGCTCAGTGAACATGTGCATGAATTTGGATCAAGTGAGTTTCTTAGCAAAGCATTATCACATTAATTGCAATAGATGAGTCTTTTTAAATACTACAGTTTTTTTATCTGAATTTGATTTAAGAACAACATTTCAATTTCCAAGAAAAAATTCGTCGCAATATACAACCGAACGTACATGTAGAAGATTACTAGCCATCATCGGTTTGAATACGTTAAGTTCAAAGTGACCATTTGATCCGCCAACTGTAATGGCCACATGATTACCCATAACCTGCATACATAAGAAAACAATACCAATTGCTCATACCAAAAACTTCTATGACTTCAGAAAATTTCATATTATCTTGAAATTACAGAACTAGAGACACTTTACCTGAGCACAGACCATTGTGAGAGCCTCACACTGGGTAGGATTAACCTTTCCCTGAAACAGAACAAGAACCAAGTCAAAATGACAAGTTTAGTAGGACCAATATCTATACAAAAAGCTAGTACTGAACATAAGATGGGTAAGAAATGAGAGTTTTACAGGCATAATGCTGCTTCCAGGCTCGTTTTCTGGAAGATTAAGTTCACCAAGGCCACAACGTGGACCGCTGTACAATGAAAACACCATATATGATTTGAAATTCATAAACACAAGAAGGGCATGGGAGGGGGAGGAACACAAATCAGGTGTCATGCATGATCCAACTAGTGGACAAACCTTCCTAAGAAACGTATGTCATTTGCAATCTTCATCAGAGAAGTACCAACTGTATTTAGGGCTCCACTAGTTTCCACAAAAGCATCATGGGCCGCCTGGCATAAACCAAATTACATAGAGCTGCAATATCAGATGAACGATCGAATACAAATATACGATGCATGGATTTGTACCGGTACTCCATGTAGTTAAATATCCCCTCaaccagaagaagaagacaaaactTAGTACTAACCAAGGCTTCAAACTTGTTTTCTGCTGTAACAAATGGTAACTTTGTTTCCTCAGCTACCGCTGCAGCTATCTTTACATCAAATCTAGATGACAGGCAGAAAATAACCACTGTGAGTTTTGCAAAATCCCGATCACATTATATGCTAGTAAATAAGCAACAAGTAAGAGGGAGACAAGATCTCAATGAAAATGCtaaaaaaaactacaatgaaAGTTATGATTTAAATTTAACAAAGCATGCCTCTCTATTAAATGCAGAATCAGGTGTaggaaatgaaaaagaataTGATGAACTTCAATATTCCTAAAGCTATTCTTACCCCTTCTTCGTGTTCAATCCAGTCCCAACAGCAGTACCGCCCTGTGCAAGCTGcccaaacaaaatcaacaatcaaCCAGAACATCCAAACAAAATAACAAACGGACAGGGAAAGCAACTGACAATCAAATGAGTTGCCAACCTGATACATTCGGGGAAGAGTGCCCAAGACTCGATCGATTCCATACTTCACCTGCCGCCAAAGCAAAAAGCTATTGACAAGTCCTCTCCAGAAAGTATATCAAGCTTGTCCTAGGACCTGTATATGATCCTATATTCCTGTTcttgtaaaaagaaaaaattcctCCATGGTAAATCAACCTGTACATTAGGAAAAGTAAGCTTACTTGTGTAGAATAGCCGCTAAACTCTTGCCCAAGAGTCAAAGGTGTTGCATCTTGCGTGTGAGTACGTCCGATTTTAACAATGTCTTTGAATTCATTAGCCTGGTTATGATAGAAAAGATGGAATCAAGAACAAgtttaaaaaagaaaactagatTTTTGAACATTTGATACATGAGATATATAACAGTCTGCGTTTCATGGACAACCAAATAAATCACACCTTTGAATCTAAAGCAGCATGTAAAACTTTCAAACTCGGTATCAGTCTTGAATTTAGTTCCATTGCTGCTGCAATGTGCATGACCTGAGATTTGAAATAACACACAACTTTCAAGAAAATGGCAAGTGGAAAACACAACTTCCACTACGAAATTAGACAAATCAAAATCCCTACAGTTGGGAAAGTGTCGTTAGAAGATTGTGATTTGTTGACATGGTCATTTGGGTGCACAAACTTCTCCCCGCGCTTATGGCCAAGTATCTCAGCTGCTCTGTTTGCAATGACCTGGCCACAATCCAATAACATCATATTTAGAAAGATGAACAGGACCAAATAGTTTGGTTACATGAATGATTGCAAACCAACCTCATTGGCATTCATGTTGCTTTGGGTTCCACTACCAGTTTGCCAAACAACAAGTGGAAAATGTTGGTTTAGCTTTCCCTCAGCCACTTCTTGGGCAGCTTCCATTATAGCCTTCCCTATAGATTGATCAAGACCATACTCCATGTTCACCTGCACCAATTTTTACCAAAGTAAGCTAGTCCTTACAATTGTCTTTCCCACTCCACAAGTCAGTCGAACAAATATCAAACCTTGGCAGCACATTTTTTGAGGACGCCAAAGGCCCGAATAATAGGTTCGGGCATTCGTTCATGCTCGCCTCCTATATCGAAATTCTGCAAGGATCTTTGAGTCTGCGCTCCCCATAACCTGAAAATTACATCTAAAATGAGCAACCCACTTCACAATAAacatagaaatgaaaaagaaaatgtccATGCAGGCGATAGAGGCACACTAATTACTTGTCTGAAGGAACATTTATGGGTCCAAATGTGTCCCGTTCCTCTCTAAATGACGCTGAATCAGATGTCATTGTTCTGTGTTCTCTGATGAAATTAGTTTTTACGTACTTGGTTACTTGTTTAATCCTCTTTCTCTGTTTCGGCCAATAGAAATACAATCTTCTTTGAATCCTGTGAGCCGAAGAGAAAAGTACTCCCGCAAATTCTTAGCATCTAAATTTTAGACTTGGGTAGGACTATTTTTGTATTTCTCCATAAATAAATATCTACTATGGCCGGCTAACCGCTGTTGGCGCCAAAAGTATGAACCTCTAAGCAATTATATAAAATTATTCTGTGGTGCATATATCCCTTCTGAAATGCACGTACATTGATTTCTTTAAACTTTATACTTGCAAGTCCTTGCGTTACCATGGAGGTCCTCCGGTCCCCGCTAGCGGGTGATAGGCTACACTATTTTACATGAACAATTCAATGGCATCACTAAACGTATTCAAAGACGATGCGCCTAAACTTCGGGGAAAACCCAGAGTCAAAAAGTGGTGGGTAACGTGAGTGCCCATGGGTGCCGAAATGAAGAAGAATGTTCTTTAGGTTGTAATGCGATTCAATATCTAATAGGAAATAGATCGCTCATCTCCTATTCACTGTGTTGATACAAATGAAAGAAACAGGTTCATCACATGTTTCTCTTCAATACGGTAAAGTAATATTTCCTCTATTTTATTCTGAGTGTACGTATTGTTACAAAATTTGGAGGCATTTCCCTGAGAGACCCAATTCAACTGTGGGGAAAACCTCAAGAATATAGTTTGTAATCATTATGAATCACATCAATGTTGAATCATTATTTCATCTGGAGAGAGAAAATGCAATGATGAAACATAAAGCCTTGATCCTGAGAAACTCAGTCAGACGGGCCAATCATCTTCTCGGGCACCACAAGATTATCAAACTCTTCACTCGTTAGCACCCCAAGTTTTAATGCAGCATCCTGCAGAATTGTAATATCTTCATTGTTAAGTACTTAAGATCAACTATCCAAAGAAGCAAAAGATTCAAATAACTACTGCAAAATCAACTAGGTACTAAGCACTTTAATGGTCTCAATGTGTTGCATTTATTTCATGCTTCCTACTTATGCCTATGCATCCTATACTCAACACATGCTTTAATAATACCATGAGCTTTCTGTGTCAAACAAGAATGGAAACATGTTCCAGCACTTAGAGTTTCAGCTGAGCCAGCCGTTACACCAGAACAAATAATGTCACTATTTATGAACTCCTAATTTTTCAGCACAAGAATTTGCAACAGAGAAATTTTCACTCAAACAAGGGTACAGTAAATACCTTCAAAGTGGATCCTTCCTTGTGGGCTTTCTTTGCAACTGCCGCAGCATTGTCATAACCAATTTTCTGAAACAGGAGCAAGAATATCATTcttatttcattaaaaagagAACATGAGAAAAGATTGACATGTGTCTGGGAAAGTAAAATCAGTTATCTTACAGGATTCAAGGACGTGACCAACATCAGTGACTGCAGTGCCATTCATTTGACATACaccaagagaagaagaaaaagaatcagTTAGCTGGGGATATTATTACAAAGTTCAATATTCTTCACAAAGTTTAAACTAACCTCATGAAGTAACTTTGAGATTCTTTCCCTGTTGGCTTCAATTCCTCTAACACAGTTCTTTTCAAAGGAAGCAGATGCATCCCCAAGTAATCTAACAGACTGCCAGTAAAGTGTCAAAACACCAGCTGAGTGAACAAGTGCCAATGTATTTGGTGATGTAGTAGGGGCAAAAGATTCCCAAAACGAAATCAAGCACATACTTGTAGACAACTGTAAGGATAAATCCTTGGACAGGTCCATCATAACGAGAACCAAAAAAGTCACATGGTGTCCAagtattgaaaataaaatatttatacAAATATATCCTAGGCAAACTACAATTAAATACCAGAATGCACATTTCAGGAAATTTTCAGACGCAGATCAAAGAGGATTCCATTTaaattaattttcattttttataatGCTGAAAACTCCAGAGCAAGAGAAATTTTTAAAAAGCAAGAAATGTGCCTACCCAGTTGATAGAGTTTAGTTGTAATGTACAGGTAAGTACCacatttttcaaataaaaatcaTCAAAATTTACAGCAGAACTTACGTGTAGGAGAGCACTAGCAATCATTGGCTTGAATACATTTAGTTCAAAATGACCATTAGATCCACCTACTGTAATGGCCACATTGTTACCCATAACCTGCATGacattaaaaaagaagaagcttaaAACGGAAACTTATAAATATTAAGACTACTATATCCAAATATCATAACAACTTGCTAATGACTACCTTATTTTGTATATTATCTTCACAGAATAGAATTGAATATACTTTACCTGAGCACAAACCATTGTGATAGCCTCACACTGGGTTGGGTTAACCTTCCCCTGAAACAGAATGGACTCAGTCAAAACGTAAGTACAGTGGGAAACTCCTTTGAGTCGTGTAATGATGATGGGAAAGATTTGGGAGTTTTACCGGCATAATGCTGCTTCCAGGCTCATTTTCAGGAAGAATGAGTTCACCAAGACCACATCGTGGACCACTGTACAATGAAAGCACCATGAAATTCATAAAATACTAAGGGCATGACAAGAGGGGATGAGGAAAAATCATGTATCAGCCAACTAGCAGACAAACCTTCCTAATAAACGTATGTCATTAGCTATTTTCATCAAAGAAGTAGCAACTGTATTCAGGGCTCCACTAGTTTCCACAAAAGCATCATGTGCAGCCTGGCACAAAAACCAAATGCATCAATGATGCAACATTAATTTGTTGTAAAAGATGCAAAAATATGTACCAAATGCTAGATTTAGTTGAAAATCTCTTCTacccaaagaagaagagatagCTTTTAGTCAGTTACTAACCAAAGCTTCAAACTTGTTTTCTGCGGTGACAAATGGTAAGTTTGTTTCATCAGCTACTGCTGCGGCTATCTTTACATCAAATCTACGTGATAGGCACAAAAGTACTGTCAGTATCACAAAATCTGGATCACAGCAATTACTCATTCTAGAAGATGGGAAGACATGACATCACTACAAATGTAAAGAAACACAAGTACTCTACAATGACAGTTAGAATTTATAATGAATGTTAAATTACAGAGCACGTAGCAGTCCAAATCTAAGAAAGTTAAATCTTGAAACatcaaaacaagaaagaaagaaaaaatcgaGATGAAGGCATGATTCTTACAACCAAAAGTACATAACAATGCCATTGCAGACAAAAATAAGGAGATATAACAACGAAGAGGTGAATATTCTTAAATTCATACCCCTTCTTTGTATTCAATCCAGTCCCAACAGCAGTACCACCCTGTGCCAGCTGCTCAAATGAAATCAACTAATCAGTACTGACGAAGGAAAAGACAAGAAGGCAGTGAAACCAAATGAGAGTCATTTGAGTACCTGATACATGTGGGGTAGAGTGCACAAGACTCGCTCGATTCCATACTTCACCTGCAGCCAAAGAGAAGAGCTATTAATAAGTCTCTCAATAAATAGATATCCAGAATGTCATGCCATTGTAAAGGAGGAAAAGTGGctcaaatcaatcaatgcaAGGGGAAAGGAAGCATACCTGTGTAGAATAGCCGCTAAACTCTTGCCCAAGAGTCAAAGGTGTTGCATCTTGTGTGTGAGTGCGTCCAATTTTAACAATATCTTTGAACTCATCCGACTGGTCATATTAGAACAGATGGAATCATAAACATGTTTTCACCTCTTTacagacaaaataaataaataaatgaaataaaaactACTTAAAGCTACAAAtcaatatatttatatatgagAGAAACAAAACCTTTTGTTGTAGCGAAGAATGCAATGTTTTCAAATTTGGTACCAGTCTTGAATTTACTTCCATCGCAGCTGCAATGTGCATGACCTGGAAATAAAACACCCTGGTTAGCACACAGTGAGAAGCAAGAGAATAATAAGGAcaacaaattaaaagaaaagacaTACAGATGGGAAAGTGTCATTAGAAGACTGTGATCTATTAACATGGTCATTCGGATGCACAAACTTCTCGCCGCGCTTATGTCCAAGTATCTCAGCTGCTCTGTTTGCAATGACCTGTACACAATCCCATTCCATCAATTATATTCACCAAGCAGTATAAGCAATATCAATGCGACCGAATAGTTTGTTTCACATTAGTCGTCGAAAACCAACCTCATTGGCATTCATGTTGCTTTGTGTTCCACTACCAGTTTGCCACACAACAAGTGGAAAGTGCTGATTTAGCTTCCCCTCGGCCACTTCTTGTGCAGCCTGCATTATAGCTTTCCCTATAGATTGGTCAAGACCATACTCCATGTTCACCTGCACCGGTTTTAATTTCAGCTAGGCAATTCATCAAACAGCATCTATCAAACTCAGTCAGCCagtcaaaaacaaaagaatcaaAACCTTGGCAGCACATTTCTTGAGGACACCGAAGGCGCGAATAATAGGCTCCGGCATTCGTTCGCGGTCGCCGCCGATATCGAAGTTCTGCAACGATCTCTGAGTTTGAGCTCCCCATAGTCTGTGTTTGTTTGAATAAATCGAATCACGTCAAAAGCGAACGATAAAATGAAGGAGGAGGTGGTGAGAGTAGCTACTTACTTGTCTGAGGGGACGAGAATGGGTCCAAAGGTGTCCCTTTCCTCGCGAAACGACGTCGAATAGTTCCTCCAGCAAGTAGTGGCGTAACGGAACGCCGTTAACTGCGTCGATCCGGCGGTTACTCGCCGTGAAATGACGTACATCGCCATAGGGCTCGAGCTGAAAGCAAAAGCAGAGCGGTGGTTGAGGTCACAGTGATCGGAGTTGAGAGATGATGGGCGAGAAGTATGGAAGGACTGGGAGTCGGGTCGAAATTATTGGGCGGCGTGGGTCGTTTTGGACTGTTTATGTGAGAGAGAAAATCGGATACGCAATCTCCCAACGAACCCAACTGGCTATTGGGCCGATGTAGATCTGTAGAACGGGCGGGCCCAAATTTAAATTGGACGATCATGTATTGGCAGTCTCGCTCATGCAGTCAGTTGATTGATTCTATGTCCACGGTATGACAAGCAATGTACCatcaaattttttgtttttttctataTTCAAAAAGAGGAAGCAATGTGAGGCGGTCGgacaatcaaattttttttccctatgttcaaaaagaggatcaaatgatttcactcctacccccacaGTGACTCAAACTCAGGACCATCAAATTAATCTAACAAGCTATTCAAAGAATGTGATATGTTCATTTTTTTAGTCACGGGGTTGAACTATTACAAATGGGTTTGTGTTTGGAACACACATGCACTATTACGTGTCACAACATTAATGAGCATTGCATTTGTGCCAAACATAGCAAAAAATGAGCGCGATAAACAAAAGACAATACGAGAATGAACGAGAAATTGAACCACTAACGCTTCGTGTGGCATGACTGCAACTGGTCCGTTAGTTAAGTCATGTCTAGTCCGGCCACTCATTGGAACACCAAACATCTGTCCGCTTGGGTTTGAGCAAAATAATGTTCTATCGCAAAAGATCTTTCAATCAATTGAATGATGCTATTAGAGGTAAAGATCGAATAGAGAGTGCGAGGtttttgattaagaaaataagaACAATTTTCACGCTTGGAGTAGATTGATGAATCTGGTAGGAAGCACGAGGACCCCTCACTCGATCTCCTGCAGATATGAGACCCTACTGCTACTGCATGCTACAAGAACTGATGAGAGGAAAGCTGGGCCGGCCGGCGTATATTGAAATCAAACTTTATCAAAGTTACGGACATTGACCGTTATAGTGAACAACCAAATTTGTCGCTCAGGGGCCACTAGCTAGTACTCAACTACTCATGATTGACACATTTGCTTCCCAACTTCAGAAacaaaaagaggaagaaaaggaGAAGCAAAACCCTTTGGAAATGAAATCTGGTGCAATAAGGCGTTGGATCTGTGGCGGCAGTTTCCGGTTAGCTGCTCAGCTTGGTTGCGTGGTTACCTCCGCCACATATTGTGGCGGATTCACCATGTGATTGTCTCCTTTAAACACTATACTTAAAAGCATGACCTCGGATATCACTACATGTTCTCATGATCAAGTTGCCAGTGGTCAGCTAATATTGCTCACCTACATCACATGTAACTTGTATTTGGTATGATCAACTTGTGTATGAACTATATGGTGTTTCCTAACTATTTATTACAAGACTTGGGCACTTTTCACTGCAGATTTTGTGGTTATGCGTAGTTAGAGCTTAGAACGTACACTACAAACTTTACTGCAAAACCATTTAAAATGTAAGGTCTTTATGATGTGAATAGGAGGTAGAAATTTTGGGTGCGAACCATTAAAATTGGTCACCAAGTTGTCTGACCAAAACTTATTGACATATAATAATATTACTTACATAGATTATACGTAAATGATGAGTAGTTTACGCaatgaaaaaaatattttatatgcTCATAATTTTGCTCTAGTTGCCTTATAGTCGCAATTGAATCTATGAGAGTTGTTCTTTTCTTACTTTCTATCAAAGATGATGAGTTACTCTAGTTACTACGCAACTCTTACTCAACTCGTTATTTGAGATAACTTTAAAGACTAAATATTTTTACTTTTGACCAATGAATTCACCTTAAATTTCAAATGGACTGCTTGGCACTAGGTCTGCAACATATGGCGCCGCAAGTTTTGGTAAAACAAGTcaccaaacaaaaaagaaagtgttaaaaagtaaaaaagtaaaaaggtaAAAACAAAGACAAGACGAGACGTGTTGTAAAAGGCATAATAAGTACTGTGAATCCCAGAATTCTATATGTGACCGTACGAGGAAACGAATAATCAAACTCAGCAAATCACCGCAGGCACAGACAGAAGGTCTCCCCCCTAATTAAAGTAGCTGCCGAACACAACAGGGTCCCGGCGGGCCCCTCATGCTGACGCCACAATCGGTTGCTGTCCGGCGTTCCTGACGCCAGCGTACGACGGCTCCGTCGTCAGTATTCGACGTATATGGTCCCTTTAAATTCGTTAAATT is a genomic window containing:
- the LOC133736152 gene encoding probable ethylene response sensor 1 isoform X2, producing MESCDCVEPQWPPDELLVKYQYISDVFIALAYFSIPLELIYFVQKSAFFPYRWVLMQFGAFIVLCGATHFINVWTFSMHTKTVAIVMTIAKVSCAVVSCATALMLVHIIPDLLSVKTRELFLKNRAEELDREMGLILTQEETGRHVRMLTHEIRSTLDRHTILKTTLVELGRTLGLEECALWMPCRSGMNLQLSHSLNYEAQIGSTVPFSLPIVSEVFKSSRAMRIPYTCPLARIRPLVGRYVQPEVVALRVPLLNLSNFQINDWPDVSAKSYAIMVLILPTDSTRKWRDHELELVDVVADQVAVALSHAAILEESMRASDQLVEQNVALDLARREAELAIHARNDFLAVLNHEMRTPMHAIIALSSLLLETELTLEHRVMIESILKSSNLLETLINDVLDLSRLEDGSVDLDIGKFNLHGVFREAINLIKPIATVKKLSMTLILAPDVPVCAVGDENRLMQTILNVAGNAVKFTKEGYISVIASIAKPDSSRDWRPPEFYPASSDGHFYLRVQGVVVLAQQSCIVTQWLKILAVVFFHKIFLIYSPNLLSPEMDPIE
- the LOC133736152 gene encoding probable ethylene response sensor 1 isoform X1 — its product is MESCDCVEPQWPPDELLVKYQYISDVFIALAYFSIPLELIYFVQKSAFFPYRWVLMQFGAFIVLCGATHFINVWTFSMHTKTVAIVMTIAKVSCAVVSCATALMLVHIIPDLLSVKTRELFLKNRAEELDREMGLILTQEETGRHVRMLTHEIRSTLDRHTILKTTLVELGRTLGLEECALWMPCRSGMNLQLSHSLNYEAQIGSTVPFSLPIVSEVFKSSRAMRIPYTCPLARIRPLVGRYVQPEVVALRVPLLNLSNFQINDWPDVSAKSYAIMVLILPTDSTRKWRDHELELVDVVADQVAVALSHAAILEESMRASDQLVEQNVALDLARREAELAIHARNDFLAVLNHEMRTPMHAIIALSSLLLETELTLEHRVMIESILKSSNLLETLINDVLDLSRLEDGSVDLDIGKFNLHGVFREAINLIKPIATVKKLSMTLILAPDVPVCAVGDENRLMQTILNVAGNAVKFTKEGYISVIASIAKPDSSRDWRPPEFYPASSDGHFYLRVQVKDSGSGILPQDIPHIFTKFAQPRNGSNRVNDGAGLGLAICKRFVNTMGGHIWIESEGIDKGTLVVFIVKLGICDNCGNTTIAHQKVPKGEANHGSADLIGYKPAFRDGYGLASTNPRYQRSL
- the LOC133739530 gene encoding fumarate hydratase 1, mitochondrial-like, coding for MAMYVISRRVTAGSTQLTAFRYATTCWRNYSTSFREERDTFGPILVPSDKLWGAQTQRSLQNFDIGGDRERMPEPIIRAFGVLKKCAAKVNMEYGLDQSIGKAIMQAAQEVAEGKLNQHFPLVVWQTGSGTQSNMNANEVIANRAAEILGHKRGEKFVHPNDHVNRSQSSNDTFPSVMHIAAAMEVNSRLVPNLKTLHSSLQQKSDEFKDIVKIGRTHTQDATPLTLGQEFSGYSTQVKYGIERVLCTLPHMYQLAQGGTAVGTGLNTKKGFDVKIAAAVADETNLPFVTAENKFEALAAHDAFVETSGALNTVATSLMKIANDIRLLGSGPRCGLGELILPENEPGSSIMPGKVNPTQCEAITMVCAQVMGNNVAITVGGSNGHFELNVFKPMIASALLHSVRLLGDASASFEKNCVRGIEANRERISKLLHESLMLVTSLNPKIGYDNAAAVAKKAHKEGSTLKDAALKLGVLTSEEFDNLVVPEKMIGPSD
- the LOC133739342 gene encoding fumarate hydratase 1, mitochondrial — translated: MTSDSASFREERDTFGPINVPSDKLWGAQTQRSLQNFDIGGEHERMPEPIIRAFGVLKKCAAKVNMEYGLDQSIGKAIMEAAQEVAEGKLNQHFPLVVWQTGSGTQSNMNANEVIANRAAEILGHKRGEKFVHPNDHVNKSQSSNDTFPTVMHIAAAMELNSRLIPSLKVLHAALDSKANEFKDIVKIGRTHTQDATPLTLGQEFSGYSTQVKYGIDRVLGTLPRMYQLAQGGTAVGTGLNTKKGFDVKIAAAVAEETKLPFVTAENKFEALAAHDAFVETSGALNTVGTSLMKIANDIRFLGSGPRCGLGELNLPENEPGSSIMPGKVNPTQCEALTMVCAQVMGNHVAITVGGSNGHFELNVFKPMMASNLLHSLRLLADASVSFEKNCVKGIQANKERISKLLHESLMLVTSLNPKIGYDNAAAVAKKAHKEGSTLKEAAMKLAVLTSEEFDSLVVPEKMIGPSD